The following are encoded together in the Vigna unguiculata cultivar IT97K-499-35 chromosome 2, ASM411807v1, whole genome shotgun sequence genome:
- the LOC114171470 gene encoding DNA mismatch repair protein MSH4, translating into MEDDGGESSSFVVGIIENRAKEVGLAAFDLRSASLHLSQYIETSSSYQNTKTLLHFYDPIVIILPPNKLVSNCSAAVTELVDRFYGSVKKVVLARGCFDDTKGAILIKNLAAKEPSALGLDTYYKQYYLCLAAAAATLKWTEAEKGIVVTNHSLLVTFNGSFDHMNIDATSVHNLEIIEPFHSTLLGTSKQKRSLFHMLKTTKTIGGTRLLRANLLQPLKDIETINARLDCLDELMSNEQLFFGLCQILRKFPKETDRVLCHFCFKPKKVIAEGLAIERAKKSQVLVSSVILLKTALDALPLLSKVLKDAKSSLLSNIYKSVCENEKYDLIKKRIGEVIDEDVLHARVPFVACTQQCFAVKAGIDGLLDISRRSFCETSEAIHNLANNYREDFKLPNLKLTFKNRQGFHFVIPQKNIQGKLPSKFIQVVKHGNNIHCSTLELASLNARNKSAAAECYTRTEVCLEELMDNIRENVSVLTLLAEVLCLLDMIVNSFAHMISTKPVDRYTRPEFTENGPLAIDSGRHPILESIHNDFVANNIFLSEASNMVIVMGPNMSGKSTYLQQVCLIVILAQVGCYVPARFSTLRVVDRMFTRMGAVDNLESNSSTFMTEMKETAFIMQNVSRRSLIVMDELGRATSSTDGFAMAWSCCEHLLSLKAYTIFASHMENISELATIYPNVKILHFHVDLKNNHLDFKFELKEGTTRIPHYGLLLAEVAGVPSSVIETARTITSRIAEKEEKRMEVNCIQHYSIQRVYHAAQRLLCLKYCNQDEDTIRQALRNLKETCTNH; encoded by the exons ATGGAAGACGATGGTGGAGAGAGTTCGAGTTTCGTGGTCGGTATCATCGAGAACAGAGCGAAAGAG GTTGGATTAGCTGCTTTTGATTTGAGATCAGCTTCACTGCACCTTTCTCAATATATTGAAACTAGCAGTTCATATCAAAACACAAAGACACTACTGCATTTTTATGATCCCATAGTGATCATTCTTCCCCCAAACAAGTTAGTATCCAATTGTTCGGCTGCAGTAACAGAATTGGTTGATAGATTTTATGGTTCGGTCAAGAAG GTAGTGCTAGCCCGTGGTTGTTTTGATGACACAAAG GGTGCTATCTTGATAAAAAACCTTGCTGCGAAGGAACCTTCAGCACTTGGTTTGGACACTTATTATAAGCAGTATTATCTGTGTCTGGCTGCTGCTGCTGCCACTTTAAAGTG GACGGAAGCAGAAAAAGGGATTGTTGTTACGAATCACTCATTGTTG GTCACCTTTAACGGATCATTTGATCACATGAATATCGATGCAACTAG CGTCCATAATTTGGAAATTATTGAGCCATTTCATTCTACCCTACTGGGAACAAGCAAACAAAAAAGAAGTCTGTTTCACATGCTCAAGACAACAAAAACTATTGGAGG GACTAGACTACTTCGTGCCAATCTGTTGCAGCCTCTAAAAGACATTGAGACAATCAATGCTCGACTTGATTGCCTA gatGAGTTGATGAGCAACGAACAACTATTTTTTGGCCTTTGTCAGATTTTGCGTAAATTTCCAAAAGAGACCG ATAGAGTCTTATGTCACTTCTGCTTTAAGCCTAAAAAAGTTATAGCGGAGGGCTTGGCAATTGAACGGGCTAAAAAGAGTCAAGTGCTAGTATCTAGCGTAATCCTCCTTAAGACAGCCTTGGACGCCCTTCCTTTGCTATCTAAG GTGCTCAAGGATGCGAAAAGTTCCCTTCTTTCAAATATCTACAAGTCAGTTTGTGAAAATGAGAAATATGATCTTATTAAGAAAAG GATAGGGGAGGTTATTGATGAAGATGTACTTCATGCACGTGTTCCTTTTGTTGCATGTACTCAACAATGCTTTGCTGTTAAGGCTGGCATTGATGGCCTTTTAGATATTTCACGAAGATCATTTTGTGAAACCAGTGAAG CCATCCACAATCTTGCAAACAATTATCGAGAGGATTTTAAGTTGCCCAATTTAAAGCTTACCTTTAAAAACAGACAAGGATTTCACTTTGTAATACCACAGAAGAATATTCAAGGAAAGCTTCCAAGCAAGTTCATTCAG GTTGTTAAACATGGCAACAATATTCATTGCTCGACTTTGGAACTAGCATCT TTGAACGCTAGGAATAAATCTGCAGCTGCAGAATGCTATACAAGAACAGAGGTTTGTCTGGAAG AACTTATGGATAACATTCGTGAAAATGTCTCTGTGTTGACACTACTTGCTGAAGTCTTGTGCTTGCTGGATATGATTGTCAATTCATTTGCTCATATGATATCAACTAAGCCCGTTGATAGATATACAAGGCCAGAATTTACAG AGAATGGGCCATTGGCAATTGATTCTGGTAGACACCCTATCCTGGAGAGCATACACAATGACTTTGTT gccaataatatatttttgtcggAAGCCTCAAACATGGTGATTGTAATGGGCCCCAATAT GAGTGGAAAGAGTACGTACCTTCAACAAGTTTGTCTCATAGTTATTCTTGCTCAAGTTGGATGTTATGTTCCGGCTCGTTTCTCAACTCTTAGGGTAGTTGATCGTATGTTTACAAGGATGGGCGCAGTTGATAATCTTGAATCCAACTCTAGCACG TTCATGACAGAGATGAAAGAAACAGCTTTTATCATGCAGAATGTTTCGCGGAG GAGTCTGATTGTTATGGATGAACTTGGGAGGGCTACTTCATCCACAGATGGATTTGCAATGGCGTGGAGTTGCTGCGAGCATCTTTTGTCGCTTAAAGC GTATACTATATTTGCCAGTCATATGGAAAACATATCAGAGTTAGCAACTATCTATCCCAACGTGAAAATTCTTCACTTTCATGTGGACTTAAAAAACAACCACTTGGACTTCAAG tttgaGCTTAAGGAAGGAACGACACGTATCCCCCATTATGGGCTTCTGTTAGCAGAAGTGGCAGGAGTACCAAGTTCGGTTATTGAGACTGCCAGAACGATCACAAGTAGGATTGCAGAAAAG GAAGAGAAGAGAATGGAAGTTAACTGTATACAGCACTATTCAATCCAGAGGGTATACCATGCTGCACAGCGCTTGCTATGCCTCAAATATTGCAACCAAGATGAGGATACGATTCGCCAAGCTTTGCGGAATCTTAAAGAAACCTGTACCAACCATTGA
- the LOC114171250 gene encoding phosphatidylserine decarboxylase proenzyme 1, mitochondrial, producing the protein MKYRFSHKFPVFPHHIHPFKNARYTSSFTKRFQIRRPRASINGGSGNSQGDSFLVPGATVATILMLGVLHARRLYVDKKTEEMKEKGIEVEFQPDIKATFLRLLPLRSISRCWGYLTSVEIPVWLRPVIYKSWARAFHSNLEEAGLPLDQYVTLRDFFVRTLKEGSRPIDVDPQCLVSPVDGTILRFGELKGAGAMIEQVKGFSYSVFSLLGASPFLPITADGDVQEKHNESITTTEKSKKSWWRVSLASPKVWDPKSSCPKRGLFYCVVYLKPGDYHRIHSPADWNILVRRHFSGRLYPLNERATRTIRNLYIENERVVLEGLWQEGFMAVAAIGATNIGSIELFIEPELHTNRPMKKFLHSEPPEERVYECEGVGRMLMKGDELGAFNMGSTVVLVFQAPISKLNEGDSSQEFRFCVQRGDRIRVGEALGRWHSS; encoded by the exons ATGAAATATAGGTTTTCACACAAGTTCCCAGTGTTTCCTCACCACATTCATCCCTTTAAAAACGCTCGTTACACCTCATCCTTCACCAAAAGGTTTCAAATTCGTCGACCTCGTGCTTCTATCAATGGCGGAAGTGGAAATTCCCAAG GGGATTCTTTTCTTGTACCTGGCGCGACGGTTGCTACCATACTTATGCTTGGCGTTCTCCATGCCCGCAGACTCTATGTTGACAAGAAG ACTGAAGAGATGAAGGAGAAAGGAATTGAAGTGGAGTTCCAGCCTGATATAAAG GCTACATTTTTGAGATTACTGCCCCTTCGTTCAATTTCTAGATGCTGGGGATACTTGACAAGCGTG GAAATACCAGTTTGGCTGAGGCCCGTTATCTATAAATCCTGGGCTCGGGCATTTCATTCAA ATTTAGAAGAAGCTGGTTTACCTCTAGACCAGTATGTCACTTTAAGGGATTTTTTTGTTCGCACTTTGAAAGAAGGTTCCCGGCCTATTGATGTTGATCCGCAGTGTCTG GTTAGTCCTGTGGACGGTACAATTTTAAGATTTGGGGAGCTGAAGGGAGCAGGGGCAATGATTGAACAGGTTAAAGGGTTTTCATATTcagttttttctcttcttggTGCAAGCCCTTTCCTTCCAATAACAGCAGATGGTGATGTGCAAGAGAAGCATAATGAGTCAATAACAACTACCGAGAAGAGCAAGAAGTCATGGTGGAGAGTTTCATTGGCTTCACCAAAAGTTTGGGACCCAAAATCATCATG CCCAAAGAGAGGACTTTTTTATTGTGTGGTTTACTTGAAGCCTGGAGATTACCATCGAATACACTCCCCAGCTGATTGGAACATTCTTGTGCGCAGGCATTTTTCTG GCCGTCTTTATCCCCTGAATGAACGTGCTACTAGAACAATTAGAAATCTCTACATTGAGAACGAGAGG GTCGTTCTTGAAGGTCTGTGGCAGGAAGGGTTTATGGCAGTTGCTGCAATTGGTGCGACAAATATTGGGTCAATTGAG CTTTTCATTGAGCCTGAACTTCATACAAACAGGCCAATGAAGAAGTTTCTACATTCAGAGCCTCCTGAAGAACGGGTTTATGAATGTGAAGGTGTAGGCAGAATGCTCATGAAAGGAGATGAG TTAGGTGCTTTCAACATGGGATCAACAGTTGTACTTGTTTTCCAAGCTCCGATTTCAAAACTCAATGAGGGCGATTCATCTCAAGAGTTCAGGTTCTGTGTCCAACGAGGGGATAGAATTCGTGTTGGTGAGGCTCTAGGTAGGTGGCATAGTTCGTGA